The genomic region AGGAGACGCTTCGCGACTGGCTGGTTGCGTGGAGACGAGGCGGCTTCGAGGCGCTGCGCCCCAAACCTCGCGGCGATCTTGGGCAAACCCGGGGCATCCCGGGCCCGGTCGCGGACTTGCTGGTCAGCATCAAGGACGAGAGACACTCCCTGTCGGTGGTGCAGGTCATCGAGCGTGCGCGCGCCACGGGAGCGGTGCCCGACGATCTGGCGTTGCCGAACTCGACGGTGCACCGGCTCCTCTCGCGTGCCGGGATGATGCGCAAGCGTCCCGAGGAGCAAAACGGCAACGACCGCCGCCGGTTCTCATTCGAGCAGGCGGGCGAGTTGTGGATGGCCGACGTCATGCACGGCCCCGCCGTCGGAGTCGAAGGCGGACGGCGGCAGAAGTCCTACCTGATCGGCATCATCGACGACGCCACCCGCGTCGTTCCCTATTGCGCCTTCGCGCTCTCCGAGGCTGTCGGCGCTTTCCTGCCGGTGTTCGGACAGCCGTCCGTCGGCGCGGTGTCCCGGTTCGTCTCTACTGCGACAACGGGGCGGCGTTCCGCTCGCACCAACTGGAGCTGGTGTGCGCCCGGCTCGGCATCCACCTGATCCACAGTCGGCCCCACACCCCGGAGGGGCGAGGGAAGATCGAACGATTCTTCCGCACCGTACGAATGCAGTTCCTGCCGCGGCTCTCCCCCGAGGACACCCGGAGCCTCGAAGCCATCAACCGGGCGCTGTGGGGCTATATCGAGGGGGAGTACCACCAGACGCCCCACCGGGGGCTTTTCGGAGAGACTCCGCTGGACCGCTGGTGCCAAAGCGCCGATGCCATCCGGCTGCCACAGCCCGGTACCGACTTCGACGCGCTCTTTTTGCTCGAAGAGAAGCGGCGGGTGCAGCGCGACCGCACCGTGAGCCTGCGCGGCGTTCTCTACGAGGTCGACGCCACCCTCGTGGGCGAGACGGTGACCCTCAAGTTCGATCCGGCGAAGCTGGGAGAGCCCGTTGAAGTATGGCTGCGGAACAAAAAACTCGGGCCGGCCAGGCGCGTAGATCTCTACGCCAACTGCTTCGTCAAACGCAACCAGCACTCCCGGATCCCGGTTCCCGGGAAAAACCCCGACGCGCCCTCCCAGGCGCTGCGCCTGAGAGACTTCCCTGCGAGCCCAACGAAAGGAGGCCGCTGACATGTATCGCAAACCGTTCGGCCTCACTCGCAATCCGTTCGACAAGGAGATCCCGCCCGAAGAACTGTTCCCCTCCGCGGCGGGCCAGGAAACCGACGCTCGTCTTGCTCACCTGCTGGAGTTGCGAGGCATCGGCCTGATCACGGGAGAAAGCGGTTCCGGCAAGACTTCCGCCTGCCGCAAGGTGCTCACCTCCCTGCACACCGGCCTGTGGCGCGTCGTCTACATCGCCTTCTCCACGGGAAACGTCATGGACTTGTACAAAACCATCGCATGGGAGATGGGCCTGCCCACCGAGCGCTCCCGGGCTGCCCTCTACCGACAGATCCGCACCGAGGTCAACCGCCTCTGCGCCGAGGCCCGGTGCCGCCCCGTCCTCGTCATCGACGAAGCGCACAATCTGCGATCCGACGTGCTTGAAGACCTGCGGCTGCTGACCAACTACCAGATGGACTCGGAAAACCGTCTTTGCCTCCTGCTCGTGGGGCAGGCCGAACTGCGCCGAAGGCTCTCCATGGCCGTCTACGAGGCGCTCGCCCAGCGAATTGTCATGCGATACCACTACGCCGGCCTCGACCGGGACGAGATGCCCCGCTATATCACCCACCGTCTGCGGCTGGCGGGCACCGAACTGCCCCTCTTCGAACCCGCGGCCATGGAAGCCATCTTCCAGGCGACCCAGGGATTGGCCAGAAAGGTCAACAACCTGTGCCATCAGGCACTCATCGCCTCTGCCCTGGCCAAGGCGAAAACCGTGACCATCGACCATGTCCATGCCGCGTTGGCGGAGGTGACGTGATGGAAGAACGGATCGAAGCGCTGTTGCGCCCCACGGCGAACGAACTGGCTCTCGCACCCGAGTTGGGGGTCCTCGCCGCACTGGATGCGACTCTCGCGACAACCGCCCACCAACTCGTAGCCGAAAACCCGGACCTTTACTCCCTCGACCCGGCGGCACGGGGAGAGATCCCGGCCCCCCTTACCCGAAAGGCGAACTCCCTGATCTTCCGCATCGGAGAACTGCGCGTGGAAATCCGCGAATACAGGGCACTCGCCGTCAACGACGATCACACGCTCTGACCACAAACCCGGAAGGGGTCACCATCTGCGGTGGCCCCTTCCGGGATGTTCACTCTCTCACTCTGCACCACCACATCAACGGCGGGAAGTACCCCCTGCAATGCGGGAATTACAACCCGGCTCATAGCGGATCTGCGTGAGAACCACCTTGCGGATTTATGAGAGATACAACAACTGCCAGGCCAAACTGCTGATCGTCGACGAGATAGGCTACATTCCGATCGACCGGCACGGAGCAAACCTGTTCTTCCAGCTGATCTCCCGTCGGTACGAGAAGGGGGCGATGATCCTCACTTCGAACCAGCCGTTCTCCGGCTGGGGGGAAGTGTTCGGCGATGCCGTCATCGCCACAGCGATTCTGGACCGGGTACTTCATCATTCGATCACCATCAACATCAAGGGCGAAAGTTACCGGCTCAAGGAAAAGCTCAAAGCTGGCATCGTTCAACGAAAAGAACCCAAAGACTGACCACCGACAGGGGGGGAATTTTCGATTGCCACAAAGGGAACATTTTCAATTACCGTTGACAATGCGCCCCGACGGCAGCGCCGTCCGCACCCACTCCCGGTCGAGGGAGTAGCTTGTCCCGTACGCCGGGTTGTTCGGCGGTGTGTACGAGTTGTCCAAGTTGATCCTGTTGTAACCGAGCTGATGCACCACCCCGTTCGGCATCGTGATGCTCGTCCTGTTCCCGTTGGCGTCGTACCCGAACCCGTAGGTGCGGCCCGACGTAGGGATTACCCGATTCAGGCGGTCACGTCGAGTACAAAATTTCCTACCTTATACGAGGCCATAATTTATAACTGCCTATGACCTTTGATACTCGTGAGAGGTTTACAACCATATCCGAAGTAATTTTTTGTTGTTGTTAACTTGATTATTTTAAAATATTTCATTAGAAATTTTCGGTCTGTAGTTTCAACATAATTCCCCTTATCATCAACAAGCCATATTGTATCTAACCCATCCTTTGAATTGTAATATCCAATTCTAAAACGTGTACCGATTTTATTTTTCCATGAAGGAGTCATTTCATCCGCCTTAATAATCATAACGATGGATCGTGGTGGAATTATATCCTGCACATGGTATTTTCTTGCATTGATAGATCTTATTTTCATTTGTGGCACTCCCCGCACAGATCTTTATCTATAGTTGGAGCCTGCGCCTCGGCGGGATCCGCAAGCCATAGAATAATAGAGATGGCAGTTCCACATTTTCCAAGCTTTTTAGCTGCCTTAGAAAATTTTGATAAATCTTTCTTGGGAATCGGCGGGGGCACTTTGCCTTTATGAGGTATTCCTGTACCATCAGGCCGATATCGGCCTACATTTTTTCCGCTAGGGTCATACCTATCAATGTGAGGGCTTCCATGTTTTGACGCATCTGGTTGATAACTGTCTCCAGATAACCCCTCTGGATCAATCCAGTTGACTGGATCGTTTCCGACGTACCCGAACAAGTTGTACTGTCCTCCCTCGAAGAATATCGGGTCCTTTGCGGCCCACCTTCCCGTTCCCGCCTCATAGTCCCGCCATCCGAACCTCACCATCCCCGTCGCGTCGTCGGGTATCCCGCCCGCGAACCCAACCGGGAT from Deltaproteobacteria bacterium harbors:
- a CDS encoding DDE-type integrase/transposase/recombinase; translation: MRLRALRGCRRFPAGVRTAVRRRGVPVRLYCDNGAAFRSHQLELVCARLGIHLIHSRPHTPEGRGKIERFFRTVRMQFLPRLSPEDTRSLEAINRALWGYIEGEYHQTPHRGLFGETPLDRWCQSADAIRLPQPGTDFDALFLLEEKRRVQRDRTVSLRGVLYEVDATLVGETVTLKFDPAKLGEPVEVWLRNKKLGPARRVDLYANCFVKRNQHSRIPVPGKNPDAPSQALRLRDFPASPTKGGR
- a CDS encoding AAA family ATPase, with amino-acid sequence MYRKPFGLTRNPFDKEIPPEELFPSAAGQETDARLAHLLELRGIGLITGESGSGKTSACRKVLTSLHTGLWRVVYIAFSTGNVMDLYKTIAWEMGLPTERSRAALYRQIRTEVNRLCAEARCRPVLVIDEAHNLRSDVLEDLRLLTNYQMDSENRLCLLLVGQAELRRRLSMAVYEALAQRIVMRYHYAGLDRDEMPRYITHRLRLAGTELPLFEPAAMEAIFQATQGLARKVNNLCHQALIASALAKAKTVTIDHVHAALAEVT
- a CDS encoding ATP-binding protein, with amino-acid sequence MCVRTTLRIYERYNNCQAKLLIVDEIGYIPIDRHGANLFFQLISRRYEKGAMILTSNQPFSGWGEVFGDAVIATAILDRVLHHSITINIKGESYRLKEKLKAGIVQRKEPKD
- a CDS encoding RHS repeat protein, coding for MNRVIPTSGRTYGFGYDANGNRTSITMPNGVVHQLGYNRINLDNSYTPPNNPAYGTSYSLDREWVRTALPSGRIVNGN
- a CDS encoding RHS repeat-associated core domain-containing protein; translation: MQTGAAKERSSSARSCHYPKNRIRGLRALRPAPRRGQRRVKPPAALGKKPAHTTEVRRAVLFSDTNPSFDIPVGFAGGIPDDATGMVRFGWRDYEAGTGRWAAKDPIFFEGGQYNLFGYVGNDPVNWIDPEGLSGDSYQPDASKHGSPHIDRYDPSGKNVGRYRPDGTGIPHKGKVPPPIPKKDLSKFSKAAKKLGKCGTAISIILWLADPAEAQAPTIDKDLCGECHK